A genomic region of Tamandua tetradactyla isolate mTamTet1 chromosome 2, mTamTet1.pri, whole genome shotgun sequence contains the following coding sequences:
- the AKNA gene encoding microtubule organization protein AKNA isoform X6, which produces MASSGPEAHWAGPGLGQGPRRQRWAWAKEEKDGGGRDTHSWEEDGSLPDATSPELLEDLCSAQQHQLSLEWDPQPAGPQDSQSGDSAGEGEADPASCPALPPPKSVTWKPMSHLLCREDIEAEDVDSPESSNLPLNWFPQLDQLDMTEEEPDEALRSPQETEEAGENFPRLGYKAELCLKDNGSTSCMDLEQGQTRGWMVSGNSANKNKLSEHSEVSPSIDLQSAGSWSSGTVSLGHASDSLTSTWEGEPEGPQPTSLVETLPQSRSSHLLDPNNRTGGSVAQATPTGFHDSSAALPESLLCPGDGWKDATSLSCPQLRDQAWKRARTSTKALPSRFTGSISSLSLQPRPAQQDRQPRPPRQGAALASHSSDGSKVPQEFQTPEQATELVHQLQEDYHKLLTKYAEAENTIDQLRLGAKVNLYSDLPQPSPSLHVGKVSQGTKVLSFTIPQPRTAEWQPGPSGAPQASKAAGWQSAPGDLSPSSPTGTSTPTRLLENQGLARDQPSGEQTQALASQASRFLTTVKCFEGLMQAGRLTPQDQLKGFQQLKAAHAALEEQYLEACRKQPHLEQQLAGSQGTRRKFDPDRELEAEIFQLGILLEELKDHMEQSQQESEQTGSDAALDSPPATPSPCRPACPPSPSTQAPTPTVQMSHSEAAEIEPGSPAWQPNATRTSPCPLHVDMNLSSSSSEVKDRPRDLPAPLKHKELQMEQDFHGLLEQYLSVKSLPESIRLEEEEEQGCTLEVDGLVPAPRKAEPTRLPQQQLPRETMEQVVSVKPPGFQTSVDRDGHPPGLGKAEAAPLGPGMLPHPQTTKPTPSHQSSTTSLAGSGISERLPQKSFRPAGDVPLEEPWMASPETDSGFVGSETSRVSPLAQTPEHRLSHSSNPGTSGQPFTASVPQDGASHLSARDPPVPRTAAELSKPRSRAQRRLPSPGCPLQQKMPVAEMVVPGSGFQGRKRISEQLLPSRAVSPPPRPAPAATPLTDGPAETTSSLLLSRTERDRAIRKLQEEVSRLRLRLEDSLHQPPQGSPKRPASIFIRPTQDRDRHPADSLAAWGSYCGSKSAERLSGEPGDAEQAFPAGRRRARSSSVPREVSRLSLNSESEPTSLRLSSEKRRVAEDSPQAGRDGMRGGGSSRRRDRVIFQGHYTGQEYHLLSPKTVPRGSGTVSCPHCRPARTQDTGGAATRDPQGSSPPDTLRCPLCRRVGPRLEGDGPDSATSGVSSLAGAEKAATRRNAPSNSSPKQRSKQPGSPPWLPPGLWYLAAAPPVPASPAFAYISAVPIVPYPPASVYYAPPGPTSAPTARASAERPPQPPPAAHQLPLDDLRQLDEALGCAVRAAKSVRCTSQRMSRSLLAALRQAHGPRGSCLS; this is translated from the exons ATGGCCAGCTCGGGCCCTGAGGCCCACTGGGCAGGgccaggcctggggcaggggcccCGGCGGCAGCGCTGGGCCTGGGCCAAGGAGGAGAAGGATGGTGGTGGGAGAGACACCCACAGCTGGGAAGAAGACGGGTCGCTTCCCGATGCCACCAGCCCCGAgctcctggaggacctctgctcGGCCCAGCAGCACCAGCTGTCCCTGGAGTGGGATCCACAGCCTGCCGGACCTCAGGATTCCCAGTCTGGAGACTCTGCGGGAGAGGGTGAGGCTGACCCCGCCTCCTGCCCAGCGTTACCTCCCCCCAAGTCTGTCACATGGAAGCCCATGTCCCACCTTCTGTGCAGGGAGG ATATTGAAGCAGAAGATGTGGACAGCCCAGAAAGTTCCAACTTACCTCTCAACTGGTTCCCCCAGCTGGATCAATTGGACATGACTGAAGAGGAGCCTGACGAAGCCCTTAGAAGTCCGCAGGAGACTGAGGAAGCTGGAGAGAATTTCCCAAGATTGGGGTACAAAGCTGAACTCTGCTTGAAGGACAATGGAAGCACTAGCTGCATGGATCTGGAGCAGGGGCAGACCAGAGGCTGGATGGTCTCTGGCAACTCAGCCAATAAAAACAAGCTTTCGGAACATTCTGAGGTCAGCCCATCTATTGACCTCCAGTCTGCAGGATCCTGGAGCAGTGGGACCGTGAGCCTTGGGCATGCCAGTGATAGCCTCACTTCCACCTGGGAAGGAGAGCCTGAAGGCCCCCAGCCCACTTCTCTGGTAGAAACTCTACCACAGAGCCGTAGCAGCCACCTCCTAGATCCAAACAACAGAACTGGAGGCAGCGTTGCTCAGGCAACCCCCACAGGGTTCCATGATTCCTCAGCAGCCCTACCCGAGAGCCTCCTGTGTCCTGGAGATGGATGGAAAGATGCTACCAGCCTATCCTGCCCTCAGCTCAGGGATCAAGCCTGGAAGCGGGCAAGGACATCTACTAAGGCACTTCCTTCCCGATTCACTGGCTCCATCAGCTCCTTGAGTCTTCAGCCTAGGCCAGCCCAGCAGGACAGACAACCCAGGCCACCCAGGCAGGGAGCCGCTCTGGCTAGCCACTCTTCTGATGGCTCCAA GGTACCCCAAGAATTCCAGACACCTGAACAAGCCACCGAGCTGGTCCATCAACTCCAG GAGGACTACCACAAGCTGCTCACCAAGTATGCTGAGGCTGAGAACACCATCGATCAGCTGCGTCTCGGGGCCAAG GTGAACCTGTACTCGgacctgccccagcccagccccagcctgcaCGTGGGGAAGGTGTCCCAGGGCACCAAGGTCTTGTCCTTCACCATCCCACAGCCCCGCACGGCAGAGTGGCAGCCAGGCCCCTCCGGGGCTCCTCAGGCCTCCAAGGCCGCAG GTTGGCAGTCGGCGCCAGGAGACCTGAGCCCCTCCTCGCCCACCGGCACCTCCACCCCAACCCGGCTTCTGGAGAACCAGGGCCTCGCCAGGGACCAGCCCTCAGGGGAGCAGACCCAGGCCCTGGCCTCTCAGGCCAGCCGGTTCCTGACCACG GTGAAGTGCTTTGAAGGGCTGATGCAGGCAGGACGGCTCACGCCCCAGGACCAACTTAAG GGCTTCCAGCAGCTGAAGGCTGCCCACGCTGCCTTGGAGGAGCAGTACCTGGAGGCCTGCAGGAAGCAGccacatctggagcagcagctTGCGGGCTCCCAGGGGACCCGTCGGAAATTTGATCCTGACAG GGAGCTGGAGGCTGAGATATTCCAGCTGGGAATTCTCCTGGAAGAGCTGAAGGACCACATGGAGCAGAGCCAGCAGGAGTCTGAGCAAACCGGGTCAGACGCTGCTCTGGACAGCCCCCCAGCCACACCCTCACCCTGCAGGCCAGCCTGCCCGCCCTCTCCTTCCACACAAGCCCCCACACCAACTGTCCAGATGTCCCACTCAGAG gcagcagaaattgaacccgggtctccagcatggcag CCCAATGCCACCAGGACTAGCCCCTGCCCTTTGCACGTGGATATGAACCTGAGCTCTTCCAGCAGCGAGGTGAAAGACAGACCACGGGACCTCCCGGCCCCGCTCAAGCACAAGGAACTGCAGATGGAGCAAGACTTCCATGGCCTCCTGGAGCA ATACCTCAGTGTGAAGTCTCTTCCAGAATCTATCaggctggaggaggaggaagagcaggGGTGCACCCTGGAAGTTGATGGTTTGGTTCCAGCTCCAAGGAAAGCGGAGCCAACCAGGCTTCCCCAACAGCAGCTCCCAAG GGAAACTATGGAGCAGGTGGTAAGTGTGAAGCCGCCGGGCTTCCAGACTTCCGTGGACAGAGACGGGCACCCTCCAGGCCTGGGCAAGGCCGAGGCAGCTCCTCTGGGCCCTGGCATGTTGCCCCACCCTCAGACCACCAAGCCTACACCGTCCCACCAGAGCAGCACGACCAGCCTGGCGGGAAGTGGCATCTCAGAACGCCTTCCCCAGAAGTCCTTCCGCCCAGCTGGTGATGTCCCCCTGGAG GAGCCCTGGATGGCATCTCCGGAGACAGACAGTGGCTTTGTGGGCTCAGAAACCAGCAGAGTGTCACCCCTCGCTCAGACCCCGGAGCACCGGCTCTCCCACAGCAG CAACCCAGGGACATCAGGCCAGCCTTTCACGGCATCTGTGCCCCAGGATGGAGCTTCCCACCTCTCGGCCAGGGATCCCCCAGTCCCCAGAACAGCTGCTGAGCTGAGCAAACCCAGGAGCCGAGCCCAGAGGCGTCTCCCCAGCCCAGGCTGTCCTCTCCAGCAGAAGATGCCAGTGGCAGAGATGG TGGTCCCTGGCTCGGGGTTTCAGGGGCGGAAGAGGATTTCTGAGCAGCTCCTCCCCAGCAGGGCAGTCAGCCCACCCCCACGGCCGGCCCCTGCAGCCACCCCTCTGACCGATGGGCCCGCAGAAACCACCTCCAGCCTCCTCCTCAGCAGGACAGAGCGAGA CCGAGCCATCCGCAAGCTGCAAGAGGAGGTGTCCCGGCTCCGCCTGCGACTGGAGGACAGCCTGCACCAGCCACCCCAGGGCAGCCCAAAGCGCCCGGCGTCCATCTTCATCCGTCCCACCCAGGACCGGGACCGTCACCCAGCGGATTCCTTAGCTGCCTGGGGCTCCTACTGTGGCAG TAAATCTGCAGAGAGATTGTCTGGTGAGCCTGGAGATGCAGAACAAGCTTTCCCTGCAGGAAGGCGGCGAGCCAGGTCCTCCTCGGTGCCTCGGGAGGTATCCCGACTGTCCCTGA ACTCTGAGTCTGAGCCGACCTCCCTCCGTCTCTCCTCTGAGAAGAGGAGGGTGGCTGAGGACAGCCCGCAGGCCGGCCGGGATGGAATGAGAGGAGGAGGCAGCTCCAGGCGGCGAGACAGGGTCATCTTCCAGGGCCACTACACAG GCCAGGAATACCATCTTCTGTCCCCTAAGACTGTCCCGAGAGGCAGTGGCACAGTTTCCTGTCCCCACTGCCGGCCTGCTAGGACCCAGGACACAG gtgGTGCTGCCACCAGGGATCCACAAGGATCGTCTCCACCTGATACCCTGCGATGTCCCCTGTGTCGTCGAGTTGGGCCCCGCCTGGAGGGGGATGGCCCAGACTCTGCCACCTCTG gtgtttCCTCCCTGGCAGGGGCTGAAAAAGCTGCCACAAGAAGAAATGCACCTTCAAATTCCAGCCCCAAGCAGAGGAGCAAGCAGCCAGGGTCACCGCCCTGGCTGCCTCCTGGGCTGTGGTACCTGGCAGCCGCTCCCCCAGTGCCAGCCTCTCCAGCCTTTGCCTACATCTCCGCGGTTCCTATCGTGCCTTATCCACCAGCCTCTGT GTACTACGCACCCCCAGGACCTACCTCAGCGCCCACAGCCAGAGCATCTGCAGAGCGGCCCCCACAGCCTCCTCCCGCCGCCCACCAGCTCCCCCTGGACGACCTGCGGCAGCTGGACGAGGCCCTGGGCTGTGCCGTCCGGGCTGCCAAGAGCGTGCGCTGCACCAGCCAGCGGATGAGCCGCTCCCTGCTGGCCGCCCTGCGCCAGGCCCACGGCCCACGGGGCTCCTGCCTCTCCTGA
- the AKNA gene encoding microtubule organization protein AKNA isoform X5 has product MASSGPEAHWAGPGLGQGPRRQRWAWAKEEKDGGGRDTHSWEEDGSLPDATSPELLEDLCSAQQHQLSLEWDPQPAGPQDSQSGDSAGEGEADPASCPALPPPKSVTWKPMSHLLCREDIEAEDVDSPESSNLPLNWFPQLDQLDMTEEEPDEALRSPQETEEAGENFPRLGYKAELCLKDNGSTSCMDLEQGQTRGWMVSGNSANKNKLSEHSEVSPSIDLQSAGSWSSGTVSLGHASDSLTSTWEGEPEGPQPTSLVETLPQSRSSHLLDPNNRTGGSVAQATPTGFHDSSAALPESLLCPGDGWKDATSLSCPQLRDQAWKRARTSTKALPSRFTGSISSLSLQPRPAQQDRQPRPPRQGAALASHSSDGSKYGRGQLNYPLPDFSKVGPRVRFPKDDSYQPPKARSHGRQCQGPVRPLIFKSPAEIVREVLLSSGETYPAKDPPPTHPITRVPQEFQTPEQATELVHQLQEDYHKLLTKYAEAENTIDQLRLGAKVNLYSDLPQPSPSLHVGKVSQGTKVLSFTIPQPRTAEWQPGPSGAPQASKAAGWQSAPGDLSPSSPTGTSTPTRLLENQGLARDQPSGEQTQALASQASRFLTTVKCFEGLMQAGRLTPQDQLKGFQQLKAAHAALEEQYLEACRKQPHLEQQLAGSQGTRRKFDPDRELEAEIFQLGILLEELKDHMEQSQQESEQTGSDAALDSPPATPSPCRPACPPSPSTQAPTPTVQMSHSEAAEIEPGSPAWQPNATRTSPCPLHVDMNLSSSSSEVKDRPRDLPAPLKHKELQMEQDFHGLLEQYLSVKSLPESIRLEEEEEQGCTLEVDGLVPAPRKAEPTRLPQQQLPRETMEQVVSVKPPGFQTSVDRDGHPPGLGKAEAAPLGPGMLPHPQTTKPTPSHQSSTTSLAGSGISERLPQKSFRPAGDVPLEEPWMASPETDSGFVGSETSRVSPLAQTPEHRLSHSSNPGTSGQPFTASVPQDGASHLSARDPPVPRTAAELSKPRSRAQRRLPSPGCPLQQKMPVAEMVVPGSGFQGRKRISEQLLPSRAVSPPPRPAPAATPLTDGPAETTSSLLLSRTERDRAIRKLQEEVSRLRLRLEDSLHQPPQGSPKRPASIFIRPTQDRDRHPADSLAAWGSYCGSKSAERLSGEPGDAEQAFPAGRRRARSSSVPREVSRLSLNSESEPTSLRLSSEKRRVAEDSPQAGRDGMRGGGSSRRRDRVIFQGHYTGQEYHLLSPKTVPRGSGTVSCPHCRPARTQDTGGAATRDPQGSSPPDTLRCPLCRRVGPRLEGDGPDSATSGVSSLAGAEKAATRRNAPSNSSPKQRSKQPGSPPWLPPGLWYLAAAPPVPASPAFAYISAVPIVPYPPASVCEEYCSGTV; this is encoded by the exons ATGGCCAGCTCGGGCCCTGAGGCCCACTGGGCAGGgccaggcctggggcaggggcccCGGCGGCAGCGCTGGGCCTGGGCCAAGGAGGAGAAGGATGGTGGTGGGAGAGACACCCACAGCTGGGAAGAAGACGGGTCGCTTCCCGATGCCACCAGCCCCGAgctcctggaggacctctgctcGGCCCAGCAGCACCAGCTGTCCCTGGAGTGGGATCCACAGCCTGCCGGACCTCAGGATTCCCAGTCTGGAGACTCTGCGGGAGAGGGTGAGGCTGACCCCGCCTCCTGCCCAGCGTTACCTCCCCCCAAGTCTGTCACATGGAAGCCCATGTCCCACCTTCTGTGCAGGGAGG ATATTGAAGCAGAAGATGTGGACAGCCCAGAAAGTTCCAACTTACCTCTCAACTGGTTCCCCCAGCTGGATCAATTGGACATGACTGAAGAGGAGCCTGACGAAGCCCTTAGAAGTCCGCAGGAGACTGAGGAAGCTGGAGAGAATTTCCCAAGATTGGGGTACAAAGCTGAACTCTGCTTGAAGGACAATGGAAGCACTAGCTGCATGGATCTGGAGCAGGGGCAGACCAGAGGCTGGATGGTCTCTGGCAACTCAGCCAATAAAAACAAGCTTTCGGAACATTCTGAGGTCAGCCCATCTATTGACCTCCAGTCTGCAGGATCCTGGAGCAGTGGGACCGTGAGCCTTGGGCATGCCAGTGATAGCCTCACTTCCACCTGGGAAGGAGAGCCTGAAGGCCCCCAGCCCACTTCTCTGGTAGAAACTCTACCACAGAGCCGTAGCAGCCACCTCCTAGATCCAAACAACAGAACTGGAGGCAGCGTTGCTCAGGCAACCCCCACAGGGTTCCATGATTCCTCAGCAGCCCTACCCGAGAGCCTCCTGTGTCCTGGAGATGGATGGAAAGATGCTACCAGCCTATCCTGCCCTCAGCTCAGGGATCAAGCCTGGAAGCGGGCAAGGACATCTACTAAGGCACTTCCTTCCCGATTCACTGGCTCCATCAGCTCCTTGAGTCTTCAGCCTAGGCCAGCCCAGCAGGACAGACAACCCAGGCCACCCAGGCAGGGAGCCGCTCTGGCTAGCCACTCTTCTGATGGCTCCAAGTACGGCCGGGGGCAATTGAACTACCCACTCCCTGATTTCTCCAAGGTGGGACCCCGGGTGAGGTTCCCCAAAGATGATAGCTACCAACCCCCCAAGGCCAGGAGCCATGGTAGACAGTGTCAAGGTCCTGTCAGACCCCTGATCTTTAAGTCACCTGCAGAGATTGTGAGGGAGGTACTGCTGAGCAGTGGAGAAACCTACCCAGCAAAGGACCCACCCCCTACTCACCCTATCACCAGGGTACCCCAAGAATTCCAGACACCTGAACAAGCCACCGAGCTGGTCCATCAACTCCAG GAGGACTACCACAAGCTGCTCACCAAGTATGCTGAGGCTGAGAACACCATCGATCAGCTGCGTCTCGGGGCCAAG GTGAACCTGTACTCGgacctgccccagcccagccccagcctgcaCGTGGGGAAGGTGTCCCAGGGCACCAAGGTCTTGTCCTTCACCATCCCACAGCCCCGCACGGCAGAGTGGCAGCCAGGCCCCTCCGGGGCTCCTCAGGCCTCCAAGGCCGCAG GTTGGCAGTCGGCGCCAGGAGACCTGAGCCCCTCCTCGCCCACCGGCACCTCCACCCCAACCCGGCTTCTGGAGAACCAGGGCCTCGCCAGGGACCAGCCCTCAGGGGAGCAGACCCAGGCCCTGGCCTCTCAGGCCAGCCGGTTCCTGACCACG GTGAAGTGCTTTGAAGGGCTGATGCAGGCAGGACGGCTCACGCCCCAGGACCAACTTAAG GGCTTCCAGCAGCTGAAGGCTGCCCACGCTGCCTTGGAGGAGCAGTACCTGGAGGCCTGCAGGAAGCAGccacatctggagcagcagctTGCGGGCTCCCAGGGGACCCGTCGGAAATTTGATCCTGACAG GGAGCTGGAGGCTGAGATATTCCAGCTGGGAATTCTCCTGGAAGAGCTGAAGGACCACATGGAGCAGAGCCAGCAGGAGTCTGAGCAAACCGGGTCAGACGCTGCTCTGGACAGCCCCCCAGCCACACCCTCACCCTGCAGGCCAGCCTGCCCGCCCTCTCCTTCCACACAAGCCCCCACACCAACTGTCCAGATGTCCCACTCAGAG gcagcagaaattgaacccgggtctccagcatggcag CCCAATGCCACCAGGACTAGCCCCTGCCCTTTGCACGTGGATATGAACCTGAGCTCTTCCAGCAGCGAGGTGAAAGACAGACCACGGGACCTCCCGGCCCCGCTCAAGCACAAGGAACTGCAGATGGAGCAAGACTTCCATGGCCTCCTGGAGCA ATACCTCAGTGTGAAGTCTCTTCCAGAATCTATCaggctggaggaggaggaagagcaggGGTGCACCCTGGAAGTTGATGGTTTGGTTCCAGCTCCAAGGAAAGCGGAGCCAACCAGGCTTCCCCAACAGCAGCTCCCAAG GGAAACTATGGAGCAGGTGGTAAGTGTGAAGCCGCCGGGCTTCCAGACTTCCGTGGACAGAGACGGGCACCCTCCAGGCCTGGGCAAGGCCGAGGCAGCTCCTCTGGGCCCTGGCATGTTGCCCCACCCTCAGACCACCAAGCCTACACCGTCCCACCAGAGCAGCACGACCAGCCTGGCGGGAAGTGGCATCTCAGAACGCCTTCCCCAGAAGTCCTTCCGCCCAGCTGGTGATGTCCCCCTGGAG GAGCCCTGGATGGCATCTCCGGAGACAGACAGTGGCTTTGTGGGCTCAGAAACCAGCAGAGTGTCACCCCTCGCTCAGACCCCGGAGCACCGGCTCTCCCACAGCAG CAACCCAGGGACATCAGGCCAGCCTTTCACGGCATCTGTGCCCCAGGATGGAGCTTCCCACCTCTCGGCCAGGGATCCCCCAGTCCCCAGAACAGCTGCTGAGCTGAGCAAACCCAGGAGCCGAGCCCAGAGGCGTCTCCCCAGCCCAGGCTGTCCTCTCCAGCAGAAGATGCCAGTGGCAGAGATGG TGGTCCCTGGCTCGGGGTTTCAGGGGCGGAAGAGGATTTCTGAGCAGCTCCTCCCCAGCAGGGCAGTCAGCCCACCCCCACGGCCGGCCCCTGCAGCCACCCCTCTGACCGATGGGCCCGCAGAAACCACCTCCAGCCTCCTCCTCAGCAGGACAGAGCGAGA CCGAGCCATCCGCAAGCTGCAAGAGGAGGTGTCCCGGCTCCGCCTGCGACTGGAGGACAGCCTGCACCAGCCACCCCAGGGCAGCCCAAAGCGCCCGGCGTCCATCTTCATCCGTCCCACCCAGGACCGGGACCGTCACCCAGCGGATTCCTTAGCTGCCTGGGGCTCCTACTGTGGCAG TAAATCTGCAGAGAGATTGTCTGGTGAGCCTGGAGATGCAGAACAAGCTTTCCCTGCAGGAAGGCGGCGAGCCAGGTCCTCCTCGGTGCCTCGGGAGGTATCCCGACTGTCCCTGA ACTCTGAGTCTGAGCCGACCTCCCTCCGTCTCTCCTCTGAGAAGAGGAGGGTGGCTGAGGACAGCCCGCAGGCCGGCCGGGATGGAATGAGAGGAGGAGGCAGCTCCAGGCGGCGAGACAGGGTCATCTTCCAGGGCCACTACACAG GCCAGGAATACCATCTTCTGTCCCCTAAGACTGTCCCGAGAGGCAGTGGCACAGTTTCCTGTCCCCACTGCCGGCCTGCTAGGACCCAGGACACAG gtgGTGCTGCCACCAGGGATCCACAAGGATCGTCTCCACCTGATACCCTGCGATGTCCCCTGTGTCGTCGAGTTGGGCCCCGCCTGGAGGGGGATGGCCCAGACTCTGCCACCTCTG gtgtttCCTCCCTGGCAGGGGCTGAAAAAGCTGCCACAAGAAGAAATGCACCTTCAAATTCCAGCCCCAAGCAGAGGAGCAAGCAGCCAGGGTCACCGCCCTGGCTGCCTCCTGGGCTGTGGTACCTGGCAGCCGCTCCCCCAGTGCCAGCCTCTCCAGCCTTTGCCTACATCTCCGCGGTTCCTATCGTGCCTTATCCACCAGCCTCTGT TTGTGAGGAGTACTGCTCAGGCACAGTTTGA